Below is a window of Tepidamorphus gemmatus DNA.
GCTCCTGAAGCTCGAGCAGCTGCGCGACGTCGGCGACGCGGCGCGCGCCTATTCGCGGGCAGTCTCGGCGGTCAAGGCCGCAAACTGACGCGGGCGGGGATGGGCCTGGTGGTCCGCCCCGACCGAACAGTACTGTCCAGCATGCCCCTGCACACCGCCCGTTCGACCGCGTTGATGGCTCCGGCGCTGGCCTGGCTGGTGGCCCTGATGGTCCTGCCCTGCGCGCTGGTCCTCGCGCTGGCCTTCTTCCGGCGCGGGATCTACGGCGGGATCGACTACACCTTCACTCTCGAGAACTTCGCGCTGCTGGCCGATCCGCTCTATGCCGGCATCTTTCTCACCTCGGCCCGTGTCGCCGGCCTCGCCACGGCGATCGCGGTGGTGATCGGCTACGGCGCGGCCTATGCCATCGCCGCCGCGCCGCGCCGCCGCCAGCCGCTGCTGTTGTTCCTGGCGGTGTTGCCGTTCTGGTCCAACTACCTGATCCGCACCTATGCCTGGATCGTGCTGCTCAACCGCGAGGGGCTGCTGACGCAGGGCCTGCGGCTGCTGGGCTACACGGGCGAGCCGCCGTCGCTTCTCTACACCGAGGGGGCGGTGATCACGGGACTGGTCTACAACTATCTGCCCTTCGTCATCCTGGCCTGCTACGCGCCGCTGTCGCGACTGAACCCCGAGCTTGCGGAAGCCTCGCGCGATCTGGGCGCCGGGCGCTTCACCACCTTCCGGCGCGTGGTCCTTCCCGTGACGTTGCACGGCGTGGCCGCGGGGGCCGTCTTCGTCTTCGTGCTGTCGATCGGCAACTTCGTCACCCCGGCGCTGCTGGGCGGGGGCAAGTTCCAGATGATCGGCAACCTCGTCTATGCACAGTTCCTCACCGCCAACGACTGGCCCTTCGGCGCGGCCCTGTCAACGGCGCTGATCGCCATCATGCTGGTGCTGCTGCTCGTGCAGGCGCGGGCGACGGAGCGCGGGGCGGGACAGGCGCGGGAGGCCACCGATGGCTGAACCCGCGCCCGCCGTTCGCCGGGCGCTGGGCGCCCACCTCGCGCTGGTCTTCGCCTTCCTCTACGCGCCGATCGCCGTTCTGGCGGCGCTGTCGTTCAACGACGGCGGGCTGCCGACAGTCTGGACCGGCTTCTCGACGAAATGGTACGCGGCGCTTCTCGGCAATGCCGAGATCCTCGGTGCCGCGCGGAACACGCTGATCGTCGGCATCGTCTCCACCGCGATCGCCACCGTGCTCGGCACGGCCCTGGCGTTGGGCATCGAGACACGGGCGCGCCGGGGCCGGGCCATCGAGGCGCTGGTCTTTGCGCCCATGATCATCCCCGACATCGTGCTGGCGATCGCGCTGCTGTCGTTCTTCTCGCTGCTCGGGGTCCCGATGGGCCTGCACACGATCATCGTCAGCCACGTGGTCTTCAACCTGGCCTTCGTCTCGGCCGTGGTGCGGGCGCGGCTGAAGGGGTTCGACTGGTCGGTGACGGAGGCCTCGCGCGACCTCGGCGCCAGCGCCGCCACCACGTTCCGCAGGGTGACGCTGCCGCTGATCCTGCCCGCGGTCGTGGCCGGGGCGCTCCTGGCCTTCACGCTCTCGGTCGACGAGTTCATCATCGCCTTCTTCACCGCCGGGTCCGGGCGGGCTTCCACGACGCTGCCGATGCAGATCTACGCGATGATCCGCTTCGGCGTGACGCCCGAGGTCAATGCCCTGGCGGTGATCGTCATGCTGGTGTCGGTCGCGGCCGTGACGCTGGCGCAGCGGTTCGACCGCGGGATGGTCGCGCGATGAGCGTGCTTCTGGCCATCGAGGGCGTGACACGGCGTTTCGGCCCGGTGACGGCGCTTGACCGCGTGACCCTCGAGATCCGCGAGAACGAGTTCTTCGCACTCCTCGGCGCCTCGGGGTCAGGCAAGACGACGCTCCTGCGGATGCTCGCCGGCTTCGAGCAGCCCCAGGAAGGGAGGATCCGGCTCGACGGCGCCGACATCACCCGGTTGCCGCCGGAGCGCAGACCGGTGAACCTGATGTTCCAGTCCTACGCGCTGTTCCCGCACATGACTGTGCGCGGCAACGTCGCCTACGGGCTGGAGATGGAGCGCCTGCCGCGACGCGAGATCGACGCGCGGGTGAACGAGATCCTGGAGACGACCCAGCTTGCGGCGCTGGCCGAGCGCAGGCCCGATCAGCTTTCGGGCGGCCAGAAGCAGCGCGTGGCGCTGGCCCGCGCGCTGGTGAAGCGGCCGCGGCTGCTGCTTCTGGACGAGCCCCTGGGCGCGCTGGACAAGAAGCTTCGCGCGGCGATGCAGCTCGAACTCAAACGGTTGCAGCACGAGGTCGGGATCACCTTCGTCGTGGTGACGCACGATCAGGAGGAAGCGCTCGTCATGGCCGACCGCATCGCCATCCTGAGGGACGGACGCGTCGAGCAGGTGGGCACGCCGCACGAGGTCTACGAGGCCCCGTCGAACCGCAATGTCGCGGATTTCATCGGCCTGATGAACTTCTTCGAGGAGGGCGGCCGCACCCTGGCGATCAGGCCCGAGCGCATCGCGCTGTTCCCGACCGAGGCTGACCGGACGGTCGCAGGCCGGGTCGTCGCGCGGGCCTATCACGGCCTCGATCTGATGGTGCACGTTGCAACCCCGCTCGCGCCGCAGCCGCTGGTGGTGCGGGTCACGGCCGATGCCGCCGACCGGCGCCCGGTTGCGGAGGGCGATTCCGTCACGCTCGGCTGGAACACGGCCGATGTCCGAACCTTCGAGTCCTGAAGAGGGAGCTACCATGGCCCAGAAGACCTTTGCCTTCTTCCCCGAAGCGGCCTACGGCCCGGCGCTGAATTCGGTCGGGATTGCCCAGGCCGTCCAGGCGCTGGGCCACAGGGCGGTGTTCCTGTCCGACCCGGGCTTCGTGGCGGTCTACGAGGGTTACGGTTTCGAGGCCCATCCGGTGGCCCTGTCGGAACCGATGCCGCCCGAGCAGATGGCGAAGTTCTGGGAGGACTTCATCAATGGCCACATCCCGAACTTCCGCAAGTCGCCCTACGAGCAGATCGACACCTACGTGAAGGACTGCTGGACGGCGATCGTCGAAAGCGCCAAGTGGGCGCAGAAGGATCTGCCGGGCGTCCTGTCGCGCGTGAAGCCGGATGTCATCGCGGTGGACAACGTCATCCTCTTCCCGGCGATCAAGCAGTATGGCGTACCCTGGGTGCGCATCATCTCGTGTTCTGAGAACGAGATCGAGGACGAGGACATCCCGCCCCACCTTTCGGGCTGCGGCGAGAAGGACTACGCCTGTCACCGAGCCTTTCGCGAACGCTTCAACGAGGTCATCAAGCCGATCCACGACGATTTCAACGCCTTCCTCGAGCAGAACGGCGAGGCGCCGTATCCCCTGGGCCAGTTCTTCGAGACCTCGCCCTACCTCAATCTGCTGCTCTACCCCGAGCCGGTGAAGTTCACCCGCCGCCACCCGCTCGACCCGGCGCGGTTCCAATATCTAGAGGGCTGCGTGCGGAAGGAGGCGCCCTACGAGGTGCCGACCTTCGCCCGCAACAACGACGGGCCTCTGATCTATGTCTCCTTTGGCTCCCTGGGCGCGGGGGACACAGAGCTTCTGAAGCGGATCATCGCCGCGATCGGCAAGTCCCGCTTCCGCGCCCTCGTCAACATCGGCGACTATGCCTCCGCCTATTCCGACCTGCCGGACAATGTGCACGTGTCGAACTGGTTCCCGCAGCCCTCGGTCATCCCGCAGGTCGATGCGGTGATCCACCACGGCGGCAACAACTCCTTCACCGAGTGCCTCTATTTCGGCAAGCCCGCGATCATCATGCCCTACGTCTGGGACGGCCACGACAACGCCACCCGGGTGCAGGAGACCGGGCACGGCTTCAAGATGCCGCGCTACGACTGGACTGAGACCGAGCTTCTGGCCAAGCTCGAGGCCTGCCTCGCCGACAAGGCCATGGCGGCCCGTCTCGCGGCCACCTCGCGCCACATGCAGGCGCAGAACGGCCCGACCAAGGCGGCCAAGCTGCTGGAGGGGCTTCTGGCTTGAGCACCGCCCCGCATCTGCACGACGCTTCCACCCGCCAGGATCTGCTGGACTGGGGCCCCCAGCCCGACGCGATCTCGGGCGCCTCGCACTCGACCGGCCGGCTCGTGCACAAGGGGCCGGACAACCGGCCAGAGGTCGGCATCTGGGTCTGCACCCCGGGCTGTTGGCGCCTGACCATTCCGCGGGACGAATTCTGCCACTTCGTTGCCGGTCGGGCGACCTACAGGCACGACGGCGGCGAGGTGATCGAGATCACGCCCGGCACGGTCGTGTGCTTCCCCGCCGGCTGGACGGGAACCTGCGAGGTGCACGAGACCTTGCGTAACACCTACTACCTGACCGACAGGGAGCCCGCGCCATGAACCCGCCGCACCGGTCCGACCCCACCGTGGTCGCACCGGAGGGAGAGGAAGTCGTTATCGCCCCCGGTTCCGCCAAGTTCTCCGGCGCCGGATGGAGCGGCACCTGCATCGTTACCGAAACCGCGACCGAGGCCTGCATGAGCCGACAGGAGCCGACATGACCGCAACGCCGCTGATGCGCAGACCGCTCGAACAGACCGACCTCGTGGACTGGGGCGTGATTCCGACCATGCTGGAAGGCGCCTCGCACACCTCCGGACGTGTGATCCATAGAGGCCCGAACGGCGAGAGCGAATGCGGGCTCTGGGTCTGCACGCCGGGCAAGTGGGCCTGCCACGTCACCCGCGACGAGTTCTGCCACTTCCTCGATGGCCGCTGCACCTATGTCCACGAGAGCGGCGAGATCATCGAGATCATGCCCGATACCGTCGCCTTCTTCCCGCAGGGCTGGAAGGGCGTCTGCACCGTCCACGAGACGGTCCGCAAGGTGTACATGAT
It encodes the following:
- a CDS encoding ABC transporter permease: MAPALAWLVALMVLPCALVLALAFFRRGIYGGIDYTFTLENFALLADPLYAGIFLTSARVAGLATAIAVVIGYGAAYAIAAAPRRRQPLLLFLAVLPFWSNYLIRTYAWIVLLNREGLLTQGLRLLGYTGEPPSLLYTEGAVITGLVYNYLPFVILACYAPLSRLNPELAEASRDLGAGRFTTFRRVVLPVTLHGVAAGAVFVFVLSIGNFVTPALLGGGKFQMIGNLVYAQFLTANDWPFGAALSTALIAIMLVLLLVQARATERGAGQAREATDG
- a CDS encoding ABC transporter permease, with protein sequence MAEPAPAVRRALGAHLALVFAFLYAPIAVLAALSFNDGGLPTVWTGFSTKWYAALLGNAEILGAARNTLIVGIVSTAIATVLGTALALGIETRARRGRAIEALVFAPMIIPDIVLAIALLSFFSLLGVPMGLHTIIVSHVVFNLAFVSAVVRARLKGFDWSVTEASRDLGASAATTFRRVTLPLILPAVVAGALLAFTLSVDEFIIAFFTAGSGRASTTLPMQIYAMIRFGVTPEVNALAVIVMLVSVAAVTLAQRFDRGMVAR
- a CDS encoding ABC transporter ATP-binding protein, which produces MSVLLAIEGVTRRFGPVTALDRVTLEIRENEFFALLGASGSGKTTLLRMLAGFEQPQEGRIRLDGADITRLPPERRPVNLMFQSYALFPHMTVRGNVAYGLEMERLPRREIDARVNEILETTQLAALAERRPDQLSGGQKQRVALARALVKRPRLLLLDEPLGALDKKLRAAMQLELKRLQHEVGITFVVVTHDQEEALVMADRIAILRDGRVEQVGTPHEVYEAPSNRNVADFIGLMNFFEEGGRTLAIRPERIALFPTEADRTVAGRVVARAYHGLDLMVHVATPLAPQPLVVRVTADAADRRPVAEGDSVTLGWNTADVRTFES
- a CDS encoding glycosyltransferase; amino-acid sequence: MAQKTFAFFPEAAYGPALNSVGIAQAVQALGHRAVFLSDPGFVAVYEGYGFEAHPVALSEPMPPEQMAKFWEDFINGHIPNFRKSPYEQIDTYVKDCWTAIVESAKWAQKDLPGVLSRVKPDVIAVDNVILFPAIKQYGVPWVRIISCSENEIEDEDIPPHLSGCGEKDYACHRAFRERFNEVIKPIHDDFNAFLEQNGEAPYPLGQFFETSPYLNLLLYPEPVKFTRRHPLDPARFQYLEGCVRKEAPYEVPTFARNNDGPLIYVSFGSLGAGDTELLKRIIAAIGKSRFRALVNIGDYASAYSDLPDNVHVSNWFPQPSVIPQVDAVIHHGGNNSFTECLYFGKPAIIMPYVWDGHDNATRVQETGHGFKMPRYDWTETELLAKLEACLADKAMAARLAATSRHMQAQNGPTKAAKLLEGLLA
- a CDS encoding cupin domain-containing protein, producing MSTAPHLHDASTRQDLLDWGPQPDAISGASHSTGRLVHKGPDNRPEVGIWVCTPGCWRLTIPRDEFCHFVAGRATYRHDGGEVIEITPGTVVCFPAGWTGTCEVHETLRNTYYLTDREPAP
- a CDS encoding cupin domain-containing protein; the encoded protein is MTATPLMRRPLEQTDLVDWGVIPTMLEGASHTSGRVIHRGPNGESECGLWVCTPGKWACHVTRDEFCHFLDGRCTYVHESGEIIEIMPDTVAFFPQGWKGVCTVHETVRKVYMIR